A region from the Kribbella shirazensis genome encodes:
- a CDS encoding acyltransferase family protein — protein MTRFPAVDGLRVIAALAVVMSQVGLHTHAPFAGVVSRLDVGWAIFCALSGFLLYRPHVLAWFSGTLPPLTLPYLRGRALRILPALLVAVVLSIVLVPDPATTYLRWAVLTPLPFYLLLPGLGRLLTGYERPTRRSVRWRLLILVAFTVLGPVWMAAVMATGHPEAGLWLPGYLGWYAVGMGLALWQVARATGRLGLSTLDTLTRVPGTLWGIAAALLLIAATPIAGPYDLSTPTPAQALIKCLLYTVAVACVLFPVLTPTARTVQVLGGRPARLAAQLSYGVVAYQFVVLGLLDGPFAVQLPVTLLASVVLAAVSYRLVERPLVRLGKKTATASTATSATSPSSSPAR, from the coding sequence ATGACCCGATTCCCCGCGGTTGACGGGCTGCGGGTGATCGCAGCACTCGCGGTGGTGATGTCACAGGTGGGGCTGCACACGCATGCGCCGTTCGCCGGGGTCGTGTCGCGGCTGGACGTCGGCTGGGCGATCTTCTGCGCACTGTCCGGGTTCCTGCTCTACCGGCCGCATGTGCTCGCCTGGTTCTCCGGCACGCTGCCGCCACTGACCCTGCCGTACCTGCGCGGCCGCGCCCTGCGGATCCTCCCCGCACTACTGGTGGCCGTGGTGCTGTCGATCGTCCTCGTCCCGGACCCCGCGACCACCTACCTCCGCTGGGCAGTTCTGACGCCGCTCCCCTTCTACCTTCTCCTGCCGGGCCTCGGACGGCTCCTGACCGGCTACGAGCGTCCCACTCGCCGCAGTGTGCGCTGGCGGCTCCTCATCCTGGTCGCATTTACCGTCCTCGGACCGGTCTGGATGGCGGCGGTCATGGCGACCGGTCACCCAGAGGCGGGACTCTGGCTGCCCGGCTACCTCGGCTGGTACGCCGTCGGCATGGGACTGGCGCTCTGGCAGGTTGCCCGCGCCACAGGTCGTCTTGGCCTGTCAACGCTCGACACACTGACCAGAGTCCCCGGCACGCTCTGGGGGATCGCCGCAGCGCTCCTCCTGATCGCAGCAACTCCGATCGCCGGTCCGTACGATCTCTCCACGCCCACACCGGCGCAGGCACTCATCAAGTGCCTCCTGTACACCGTGGCCGTTGCCTGCGTGCTCTTCCCGGTTCTGACTCCCACGGCCAGGACAGTGCAGGTGCTGGGTGGCCGGCCGGCGCGGCTCGCCGCCCAACTCTCGTACGGCGTCGTGGCGTACCAGTTCGTCGTACTAGGGCTGCTGGACGGACCGTTCGCAGTACAGCTACCCGTGACATTGCTGGCCTCTGTCGTGCTCGCAGCGGTCAGCTACCGCCTGGTTGAACGTCCGCTCGTGCGCCTGGGGAAGAAGACGGCGACTGCCAGCACCGCGACCAGCGCGACCAGTCCGAGCAGCAGCCCCGCGCGGTAG
- a CDS encoding ABC transporter permease, which produces MTTSTQTRPSVRKAAHVRARSEKSSVGLGLRMRRHWQLYAMLALPLIWLAIFAYWPMYGVIIAFKDYNVVSGILGSPWAGMKHFDRFVESYQFWRLIRNTVFLHVYELVATFPLPIILALCLNTVRKKWFSRSAQLITYAPHFISTVVVVGLIVVLTNPSTGVANRIIGLFGLGPVDFMGDAGLFRHLYVWSGAWQTMGFAAIIYLAALTSVPPELHEAAIVDGASRLRRMWHIDLPAIVPVAVILLILNIGSILSVGFEKVLLMQNNLNLDTAEVIDTYVYKIGLASAVPQFSYATAIGLFRSVIGLVLLVVANTFARRFAKSSLW; this is translated from the coding sequence ATGACGACCTCGACACAAACCCGCCCGTCGGTCCGGAAGGCTGCGCACGTGCGGGCCCGCTCGGAGAAGTCGTCCGTCGGACTCGGGCTCCGGATGCGCCGGCACTGGCAGCTGTACGCGATGCTGGCGCTGCCGCTGATCTGGCTGGCGATCTTCGCCTACTGGCCGATGTACGGCGTGATCATCGCCTTCAAGGACTACAACGTCGTGTCCGGAATCCTGGGGAGCCCCTGGGCGGGGATGAAGCACTTCGACCGATTCGTGGAGTCGTACCAGTTCTGGCGGCTGATCCGGAACACGGTGTTCCTGCACGTGTACGAGCTGGTCGCGACGTTCCCGTTGCCGATCATCCTGGCCCTGTGCCTCAACACGGTCCGCAAGAAGTGGTTCAGCCGATCCGCCCAGCTGATCACCTACGCGCCGCACTTCATCTCCACGGTGGTCGTGGTGGGTCTCATCGTCGTACTGACCAACCCCAGTACCGGGGTGGCCAACAGGATCATCGGTCTGTTCGGTCTCGGCCCGGTCGACTTCATGGGTGATGCCGGACTGTTCCGGCACCTCTATGTCTGGTCGGGAGCCTGGCAGACCATGGGGTTCGCGGCGATCATCTATCTGGCCGCACTGACCAGCGTCCCGCCGGAGCTGCACGAGGCGGCGATCGTGGACGGCGCGTCGCGGTTGCGGCGGATGTGGCACATCGATCTGCCCGCGATCGTGCCGGTGGCGGTGATCCTGCTGATCCTGAACATCGGCTCGATCCTGTCCGTCGGGTTCGAGAAGGTCCTGCTGATGCAGAACAACCTGAACCTCGACACGGCCGAGGTGATCGACACCTACGTGTACAAGATCGGTCTCGCGTCGGCGGTGCCGCAGTTCAGCTATGCGACCGCGATCGGGCTGTTCCGGTCGGTGATCGGACTGGTGCTGCTGGTGGTCGCGAACACGTTCGCCCGCCGGTTCGCCAAGTCAAGCTTGTGGTGA
- a CDS encoding alpha-(1->3)-arabinofuranosyltransferase domain-containing protein, translating into MRRLKAGSSEQVLWRARLVLGCLALIALCFQQAPGQIVLDRRLELTAGPGGFLARALHLWDPHTGSGQLQSDAYGYLLPMGPFHWLLDTLSVPDWVTQRLWWSLVLCVAFVGVWKLCNVLQYGVSWTRFAAALLYALVPRAFGELPIEVWPMAMAPWVLLPLVSPRPRSGWWRASWSALAFALIGGASPVAGVATLVVPGAWLALRARAKLALVWSAFVVAVSIWWLVPLLMSIRYGAAPPAPRWLPVAGVVAGLPLALAAAHYLRRLTNLSVSRGLHRRVVPVLVTCLAVAAALPVVLTRPAGAFAAIPAHWEQAARWLDDQSVPGSVLVLSSSDEPLAALVKRPLAALTDDLTRRVDSGVGDQALRQELTRDGIRYVVVRNDQQDGTPALAIHESLADAGIGRVAYFGPAGQTRLPYPSVEIYDVGATTPGRLVPQSRLVAVGGTADDVPAVVTALGGDGAAVLRGDASGKFDQLPLIETRDQEVDRQPSAFVLRNREVGRSACLHVGARALCSADQAKESAEPNGLTRGLQLPQAASYQLRGTALPNDGETLEQLLAVPGAITATASSRAVGAPEGRPGAAVDRDLGTGWLAAPDDLEPSLTLKLPAARDVKGLRFRSDAYLSGSRPAEVMLSFDGSAPLRATVDADGYARFPTRQARTVKIDFTGTKPLQDARTSPVGVTEVEVLGADDLRKAVAPQRRVPAYCGNGPAVRVDGVPLRTQVAATMRDLLQRRPVTFSLCGALSTVPLRSGHHQVEVQSSGGFVPVQATLAKAGFGDVAVTPVQGVDVWRPNPTELTVEVPGADEQSVLAIAQNYTEGWEAYDGSGRKLTPIRVGGRQQGWVLPAGPEQVVTARFMPDRTYRAGLLLGLVALVAVLAVAVFFPRRTSGRSTRR; encoded by the coding sequence GTGAGGAGGCTGAAGGCGGGCAGTTCGGAGCAGGTCCTGTGGCGGGCGCGGCTCGTCCTGGGATGCCTGGCGCTGATCGCCTTGTGCTTCCAGCAGGCGCCCGGTCAGATCGTCCTGGACCGCAGGCTCGAGCTGACTGCCGGGCCGGGCGGGTTCCTGGCGCGCGCACTGCACCTGTGGGATCCGCACACCGGGTCCGGTCAGCTGCAGAGCGACGCCTATGGCTACCTGCTCCCCATGGGGCCGTTCCACTGGCTTCTGGACACGCTGTCGGTGCCGGACTGGGTCACACAACGCCTCTGGTGGTCGCTGGTCCTCTGCGTCGCCTTCGTCGGTGTCTGGAAGCTGTGCAACGTCCTGCAGTACGGCGTGTCGTGGACCCGGTTCGCCGCGGCACTGCTCTATGCCCTGGTGCCGCGCGCGTTCGGTGAACTGCCGATCGAGGTGTGGCCGATGGCGATGGCTCCGTGGGTATTACTGCCGCTCGTGTCGCCACGTCCCCGCTCTGGTTGGTGGCGGGCCAGCTGGTCCGCTCTAGCCTTCGCACTTATCGGTGGGGCCAGCCCGGTCGCGGGCGTTGCGACGCTCGTCGTACCTGGTGCCTGGCTCGCACTGCGGGCCAGGGCGAAGCTGGCGCTCGTCTGGTCGGCATTCGTCGTCGCAGTGTCGATCTGGTGGCTTGTCCCGCTGCTGATGTCGATCCGGTACGGCGCTGCGCCGCCGGCCCCACGTTGGTTGCCTGTGGCCGGTGTCGTCGCCGGACTGCCACTCGCACTAGCCGCCGCGCATTACCTGCGCCGGCTGACGAACCTGTCTGTCTCCCGCGGTCTCCACCGCCGCGTCGTACCTGTCCTGGTCACCTGCCTGGCAGTGGCCGCCGCTCTACCTGTGGTTCTCACACGCCCAGCAGGTGCGTTCGCCGCGATCCCAGCGCACTGGGAGCAGGCTGCTCGCTGGCTGGACGATCAGTCCGTGCCGGGAAGTGTGCTGGTGCTGTCGTCGTCCGATGAACCGCTCGCAGCCCTGGTGAAGCGCCCGCTGGCCGCACTGACCGACGACCTGACGCGCCGCGTCGACTCCGGTGTCGGTGACCAGGCGCTGCGACAGGAGTTGACGCGCGACGGCATCCGCTACGTTGTCGTGCGCAACGACCAGCAGGACGGCACGCCGGCCCTCGCGATCCACGAGAGTCTCGCTGACGCCGGCATCGGGCGGGTGGCGTACTTCGGGCCGGCCGGTCAGACCCGCCTGCCGTATCCGAGCGTGGAGATCTACGACGTCGGCGCGACCACACCAGGCCGGCTCGTCCCGCAGTCCCGGCTCGTCGCGGTCGGTGGCACCGCAGACGACGTACCGGCGGTGGTGACCGCGCTGGGAGGTGACGGCGCCGCGGTACTGCGTGGCGATGCGAGCGGCAAGTTCGACCAGTTGCCGCTGATCGAGACACGGGACCAGGAGGTCGACCGGCAACCGAGCGCGTTCGTGCTGCGGAACCGGGAAGTCGGCCGGTCGGCCTGTCTGCACGTCGGGGCGCGCGCGTTGTGCAGTGCGGACCAGGCGAAGGAGTCTGCGGAGCCGAACGGCCTGACGCGGGGCTTGCAGCTTCCGCAGGCCGCGTCGTACCAGTTGCGCGGGACCGCGCTGCCGAACGATGGCGAAACGCTGGAGCAGCTGCTCGCGGTGCCGGGAGCGATCACCGCGACGGCGTCGTCGCGTGCAGTCGGGGCGCCGGAAGGGCGGCCGGGCGCCGCGGTCGACCGCGATCTCGGCACCGGTTGGCTGGCGGCTCCGGACGACCTGGAGCCGAGCCTCACCTTGAAGTTGCCTGCGGCAAGGGACGTCAAGGGACTGCGGTTCCGGTCCGACGCCTACCTGAGCGGTTCGCGGCCGGCCGAGGTGATGCTCTCCTTCGACGGCAGCGCGCCGCTCCGCGCCACGGTCGACGCCGACGGGTACGCCCGGTTCCCGACCAGGCAGGCGCGGACCGTGAAGATCGACTTCACTGGGACCAAGCCGCTGCAGGACGCCCGGACCAGCCCGGTCGGCGTGACCGAGGTCGAAGTACTGGGGGCGGACGACCTGCGCAAGGCGGTCGCCCCGCAGCGCCGGGTTCCGGCGTACTGCGGCAACGGGCCGGCGGTCCGCGTCGACGGCGTACCGCTGCGAACACAGGTCGCGGCGACGATGCGGGACCTGCTGCAGCGTCGGCCCGTGACGTTCAGCCTGTGCGGCGCACTGTCGACAGTCCCGCTGCGGTCAGGGCATCACCAGGTCGAGGTGCAGTCCAGCGGCGGGTTCGTGCCGGTTCAGGCGACGCTGGCCAAGGCGGGGTTCGGTGACGTGGCTGTTACGCCGGTGCAGGGCGTCGACGTGTGGCGGCCGAACCCGACCGAGCTGACCGTCGAGGTGCCGGGTGCCGACGAGCAGTCCGTACTGGCGATCGCACAGAACTACACCGAGGGCTGGGAGGCGTACGACGGCAGCGGCCGGAAGCTCACGCCGATCCGGGTCGGCGGCCGGCAACAGGGCTGGGTGCTACCCGCGGGACCGGAACAGGTGGTCACGGCCCGCTTCATGCCGGACCGGACCTACCGCGCGGGGCTGCTGCTCGGACTGGTCGCGCTGGTCGCGGTGCTGGCAGTCGCCGTCTTCTTCCCCAGGCGCACGAGCGGACGTTCAACCAGGCGGTAG
- a CDS encoding NUDIX hydrolase, with amino-acid sequence MPTPKFILDLREKIGHDLLWLTGITGVVLNDADEVLLVRRADTGRWSLVAGILEPGEQPAVGLVREIEEETAVQAVVERLVSVESLPPSSYPNGDQVQFLDLCFQCRAVSGDAQVNDDESLDVRWWPLNDLPELSDREQVYIKNALSPAAQPLYVTAAD; translated from the coding sequence ATGCCGACACCGAAGTTCATCCTCGACCTGCGCGAGAAGATCGGGCACGACCTGCTGTGGCTGACCGGGATCACCGGCGTCGTGCTGAACGACGCGGACGAGGTGCTGCTCGTACGACGCGCCGACACCGGGCGCTGGAGCCTGGTGGCCGGGATCCTGGAGCCCGGCGAGCAGCCCGCGGTGGGGCTGGTACGGGAGATCGAGGAGGAGACGGCGGTGCAGGCCGTGGTGGAGCGACTGGTCAGCGTCGAGTCACTCCCCCCGAGCAGCTACCCGAACGGCGACCAGGTCCAGTTCCTCGACCTGTGCTTCCAGTGCCGCGCAGTGAGCGGCGACGCCCAAGTCAACGACGACGAGTCCCTCGACGTCCGCTGGTGGCCGCTGAACGACCTTCCCGAACTGTCGGACCGCGAGCAGGTGTACATCAAGAACGCCCTCTCCCCCGCCGCGCAGCCGCTCTACGTCACCGCCGCAGACTGA
- a CDS encoding oligosaccharide flippase family protein, giving the protein MTSGTTPAPQPQAHRRSFLRSATVVAVAMAIMNVAAYGFTLIGSRLLLQEQFGAITALLGLLLIGNVASLGLQATAARRLATHTGDDAKSLADAMLRAGRRSALGLTVLCLLLTPVFMWLLHIDSVVAILLLAPTLGGLTLMGSQLGVLQGSHRWTELAAVYTSAGIGRLVLGGGALIVHPSLDWAMAGLALGAAVPATLGQFFLRGSSGAKREQVREVLRETVHGTHTLLAFFALANADVLFARALLDEKDSGYYAAGLIVAKACLFLPQFVIVLVFPSLANSPGDIVRLRRAILAIGGLGVCAVVGTLILPSIVVEVIGGKDKYAPLGPYTWMFAIAGSAYAVLQLVVYAAIAQQEKRAALGLWLGLVVLAVAAGIILGTGTATGLGGVQVLAAMTSTCAILLSVGLAAGLHRQTTGSPQA; this is encoded by the coding sequence ATGACTTCTGGCACCACTCCGGCGCCGCAACCTCAGGCTCACCGCCGGAGCTTCCTGCGCAGTGCCACGGTCGTCGCCGTCGCCATGGCGATCATGAACGTGGCTGCCTACGGGTTCACGCTGATCGGCTCCCGGCTGCTGCTGCAGGAGCAGTTCGGAGCGATCACCGCGCTGCTGGGTCTGCTGCTGATCGGCAACGTCGCCTCACTCGGCCTGCAGGCCACCGCGGCACGCCGGCTCGCCACCCATACCGGCGACGACGCCAAGAGCCTCGCCGACGCGATGCTGCGCGCCGGCCGGCGGTCCGCGCTCGGGCTCACTGTGCTCTGCCTGCTACTGACGCCGGTGTTCATGTGGCTGCTGCACATCGACTCGGTCGTCGCGATCCTGCTGCTCGCCCCGACGCTGGGCGGCCTCACGCTGATGGGCTCGCAGCTCGGCGTCCTGCAGGGCAGCCACCGCTGGACCGAGCTGGCCGCCGTCTACACCTCGGCCGGGATCGGTCGCCTGGTGCTCGGCGGCGGCGCACTGATCGTGCACCCGTCGCTGGACTGGGCGATGGCCGGTCTCGCCCTCGGCGCCGCCGTACCCGCCACACTCGGCCAGTTCTTCCTCCGCGGATCGAGCGGCGCAAAACGTGAGCAGGTCCGGGAGGTACTGCGGGAGACGGTGCACGGCACGCACACGCTGCTCGCGTTCTTCGCGCTCGCCAACGCCGACGTCCTGTTCGCGCGCGCCCTGCTCGACGAGAAGGACAGCGGCTACTACGCCGCAGGCCTGATCGTCGCCAAGGCGTGCCTCTTCCTCCCCCAGTTCGTCATCGTGCTGGTGTTCCCGTCGCTGGCCAACTCCCCCGGCGACATCGTCCGGCTGCGGCGGGCGATCCTCGCGATCGGCGGGCTCGGCGTCTGCGCGGTCGTCGGCACGCTCATCCTGCCCTCGATCGTCGTCGAGGTGATCGGCGGCAAGGACAAGTACGCGCCACTCGGTCCGTACACCTGGATGTTCGCGATCGCCGGCTCCGCGTACGCCGTACTGCAACTGGTCGTGTACGCCGCGATCGCGCAGCAGGAGAAGCGTGCCGCGTTGGGTCTCTGGCTCGGGCTCGTCGTACTCGCCGTCGCCGCCGGCATCATCCTCGGCACCGGCACCGCCACGGGCCTCGGCGGCGTGCAGGTGCTGGCCGCAATGACCAGCACCTGCGCCATCCTGCTGTCGGTGGGCCTGGCGGCGGGCCTCCACCGCCAGACCACCGGGTCACCACAAGCTTGA
- a CDS encoding carbohydrate ABC transporter permease, with translation MSATGTLPPDERRLGGGAPIQDTRGDKIALACIYTALGLFCVAILYPIVYVLSASVSDTRKVSAGEVWLWPVGFTLDAYKAIFDYDSIVSSFGNSVYYAVLGAAVATVLTLLAAYPLSRKGLPGKGLIMAAFVFTMMFSGGLIPTYLVVDQLGLLNTRWAMILPTALAVWNVIITRTYFMVTIPEELVEAGKVDGCSDLGFFWRIVLPLSKPIIAVNLLFYAVGQWNSFFNALIYLTNEHLFPLQVVLRQILIQSKVDPSQMPDTSKLAQLKELQQQLKYSLIVIGMIPPLLVYPFVQKHFVKGAMVGSLKG, from the coding sequence ATGAGCGCCACCGGGACGCTGCCGCCGGACGAGCGGCGGCTGGGAGGAGGTGCGCCGATCCAGGACACCCGGGGCGACAAGATCGCCCTGGCCTGTATCTATACGGCCCTCGGCCTGTTCTGCGTCGCGATTCTGTACCCGATCGTCTACGTGCTCAGCGCCTCGGTGAGCGACACCAGGAAGGTGTCGGCCGGCGAGGTCTGGCTCTGGCCGGTCGGCTTCACCCTGGACGCGTACAAGGCGATCTTCGACTACGACTCGATCGTCAGTAGCTTCGGCAACTCGGTGTACTACGCGGTGCTGGGGGCTGCAGTGGCCACGGTCCTCACGCTGCTGGCGGCGTACCCGCTGTCCCGGAAGGGCCTGCCGGGCAAGGGCCTGATCATGGCGGCCTTCGTGTTCACGATGATGTTCAGCGGCGGGCTGATTCCGACGTACCTCGTCGTGGACCAACTCGGTCTGCTGAACACGCGCTGGGCGATGATCCTGCCGACCGCTCTGGCGGTCTGGAACGTCATCATCACCAGGACCTACTTCATGGTGACGATCCCCGAGGAGCTGGTCGAGGCCGGGAAGGTGGACGGCTGCAGTGACCTGGGGTTCTTCTGGCGGATCGTGCTGCCGCTGAGCAAACCGATCATCGCGGTGAACCTGCTCTTCTACGCCGTCGGGCAGTGGAACTCCTTCTTCAACGCGCTGATCTACCTGACCAACGAGCATCTGTTCCCGTTGCAGGTGGTGCTGCGGCAGATCCTCATCCAGAGCAAGGTCGACCCTTCCCAGATGCCCGACACGAGCAAGCTCGCGCAGCTGAAGGAACTCCAGCAACAGCTCAAGTACTCGTTGATCGTGATCGGCATGATCCCGCCGCTGCTGGTCTACCCCTTCGTGCAGAAGCACTTCGTCAAGGGAGCCATGGTCGGCTCGTTGAAGGGATGA
- a CDS encoding extracellular solute-binding protein: MPNDDARRSLSRRSLIAGALGLTAATAGGGLLSGCSGSSSASGSGGAAQAAPSVTLGPKLTTVQYPEGYVGPVARELKPLTSEKVTFKIVVPQDVTIGDWRTNAFTKWLEQKTNIHIEWNQVGGTDDDIMTKVNAMIAAGDIPDAFMGIEFTRSQLFLYGQQGLFTDVGQYIDSYALNLQQAMKDYPDARKLVQAPDKKIYSFPNVNDCYHCRASNGRTFLNTDWIEQVGLAVPETTDEFVELLRAFKKADLGGNGRTIPFCGYKDAPFDTFFMNSFLYNPGDPWLVVNDGKVDVTFNKDEWREGLKFIHGMYAEGLINKDVFTADQDQMNRYGNAPGKPIIGGARSYYWGGFLDIDQKDPNARWRKYLAIPPLKGPNGVRYAAWNYLGVGVEVANLVITKKCAKPELLVQWADAQLELEAILRGYGGPDFEWAKKGELGINGKQAVYGFSATWNTEKNITWNQDNTMYRSQDFRLAERVNPKDLTFEKPLYQQTVDNYFPYKQPQEMQFPPVTLDQDQAAQEAELKTNLKSEVDLSFSKFVTGQLDPSDDGAWNDFKERVEKIGVKAYLDLQQAAYETYNS, translated from the coding sequence ATGCCGAACGACGACGCGCGCAGAAGTCTCAGCCGTCGATCACTCATCGCGGGGGCACTCGGACTGACCGCGGCGACAGCCGGCGGGGGTCTGCTCAGCGGATGTAGCGGCTCGAGCAGTGCGAGCGGCAGCGGAGGCGCGGCGCAGGCCGCGCCGAGCGTCACCCTCGGCCCGAAGCTGACCACAGTGCAGTACCCGGAGGGGTACGTCGGTCCGGTCGCCCGAGAGCTGAAGCCGCTCACCTCGGAGAAGGTGACGTTCAAGATCGTCGTACCGCAGGACGTGACCATCGGGGACTGGCGGACCAACGCCTTCACGAAATGGCTCGAGCAGAAGACCAACATCCACATCGAGTGGAACCAGGTCGGCGGTACCGACGACGACATCATGACCAAGGTGAACGCGATGATCGCCGCCGGCGACATCCCCGACGCCTTCATGGGCATCGAATTCACCCGGTCGCAGCTGTTCCTGTACGGCCAGCAGGGACTGTTCACCGACGTCGGCCAGTACATCGACTCGTACGCGCTGAACCTGCAGCAGGCGATGAAGGACTACCCGGACGCGCGCAAGCTGGTCCAGGCGCCGGACAAGAAGATCTATTCGTTCCCCAACGTCAACGATTGCTACCACTGCCGGGCGAGCAACGGGCGCACGTTCCTGAACACCGACTGGATCGAGCAGGTCGGGCTGGCGGTCCCGGAGACCACCGACGAGTTCGTCGAGTTGCTGCGCGCCTTCAAGAAGGCAGACCTCGGCGGCAACGGCCGGACGATCCCGTTCTGCGGCTACAAGGACGCGCCGTTCGACACCTTCTTCATGAACTCGTTCCTCTACAATCCGGGCGATCCGTGGCTGGTGGTGAACGACGGCAAGGTCGACGTCACCTTCAACAAGGACGAGTGGCGCGAGGGCCTGAAGTTCATCCACGGGATGTACGCCGAGGGCCTGATCAACAAGGACGTGTTCACCGCGGACCAGGACCAGATGAACCGCTACGGCAACGCGCCGGGCAAGCCGATCATCGGCGGTGCCCGGTCGTACTACTGGGGCGGTTTCCTCGACATCGACCAGAAGGATCCGAACGCCCGCTGGCGCAAGTACCTGGCGATCCCGCCGCTGAAGGGACCGAACGGCGTCCGGTACGCCGCGTGGAACTACCTCGGCGTCGGCGTCGAGGTGGCGAATCTGGTGATCACCAAGAAGTGCGCCAAGCCGGAGCTGCTGGTCCAGTGGGCCGACGCCCAGCTGGAGCTGGAGGCCATCCTGCGCGGGTACGGCGGCCCGGACTTCGAGTGGGCCAAGAAGGGTGAGCTCGGGATCAACGGCAAGCAGGCCGTCTACGGGTTCTCGGCGACCTGGAACACCGAGAAGAACATCACCTGGAACCAGGACAACACGATGTATCGCTCGCAGGACTTCCGGCTCGCCGAACGGGTGAACCCGAAGGACCTGACCTTCGAGAAGCCCCTCTACCAGCAGACCGTGGACAACTACTTCCCGTACAAACAGCCGCAGGAGATGCAGTTCCCGCCGGTCACCCTCGACCAGGACCAGGCAGCGCAGGAGGCGGAGCTGAAGACGAACCTGAAGAGCGAGGTCGACCTGTCGTTCTCGAAGTTCGTCACCGGACAGCTGGACCCGAGCGACGACGGCGCCTGGAACGACTTCAAGGAACGGGTCGAGAAGATCGGCGTCAAGGCGTATCTGGACCTCCAGCAGGCCGCCTACGAGACCTATAACTCATGA